DNA sequence from the Thermus sp. LT1-2-5 genome:
CCACCGAAGCCACACGTCGCGTATTTTGGGAGTTTGTGGGTTAAGATCGAGGCTCAGGCAAAGGCTACGTTCTGGGGGTGCTTGCGCCGAGCTTCCATAGCACCCCCGCTTTTTTCACACTTAAGGACGTCAGATCAAGGAACCCACGAAGGCATGATGCAGCCTGTGCCCCGGGACTTGGCCTTCCTCAGGAGTCAGATGAATCCTGAGCGAAGGTGTAATGCCGGGGTTTCCGAGGATCGGGACTTAGAGCGCCAAACACCCCCGGGTACTGCCGCACCACCTCCTCCCAGTCCTCGTCATAGCGGAACGCCACCACCGTGTACCCAAGCTCCAAGAGTCTCTCCCGCTGACGTTCGTCCACCTTTTTCTGGTGCTCGGCGTCATGAGGGGGGCCGTCCACGTAGACCGCCACGTGTGGCCGATAGAGGAAGTCGGCTACCGTGCTGGCCTCCGAGATGCGGTATTGCGCCTCATCTGGCAAACGCAAACCCCTATCCGCTAGGAACTGGAGGAACGCCCGCTCCAGCTCCGACTGGCACCTTGCGAGAAGCGCGTCCAGGCGCTCCGCATTCGCCGCCGGCGCCTTAGGAACAACCTCGCTTTGCGTCAACCGGAGCAGGATGTCCCTCACCTCGTGCCGATTCAAGCGAGGGGCTTCCCTCTGGTTGTTGTAGGAGAGCAGGCACTCGTGACAAGCCCGGGCGCACTCTTCCCTTAGGTCTCTGCCCTGCTCGTCGAAGTGTAAAACCTCCAGGGCACTCCTGGCCACCTCAGCCAGGAGGTCGCCTTCCTCCACCAAGCGGCGCAGGATCCCAAGGCCGCCCTCGGCGTTCTCGTAGAAGAGGTAAGCCCGCTCCTCGGCGTTTCCCACCAGCTCCAGGCCCAGCTCGGACTCCTCCACCTGGAAGAGCCGCTCCATGCCCCGCTTCAAGGCGTACCCAAGGCTGACCTCCGCCTCGGGACGGCTTCCTTCCAGGAGGGAGGCGTGCTTAAACAGGAGAGCGTTTTGCGTCACCTCCACCCGCAGGGCTACCCCCACCGCCTGAGGAAGGCCGGGGGTCTGGGGCGTCTTCGCCTCCTCGTTTGCGCCGCGCAGAATCTCCCCCGTGGCTAGGTCCACGGTGAAGCCCCGGACCTCTCCCCGGCGCTGGCCCCGATTGATGTAGTGCATCCGCATGGACGGGCTGTAGAGGAGGTCCGCTTCCTTTTCGCCCACCCGCAGCACTCCCTTTTGCGCCCCGACCCGGTTCACCTCGTAGAGCAGGCGCACGTCGAAGCCAGCCCGGTTGCGCTCCTCCTCGTTGGCGGTGATCCGCTCCCTCCGCTTCATGGAAACGCCCACCAAGTCCAAAACACGGTAGGAGATGAGGTTTTCCCCGTCCAAAGGGGCGCGGCAGGAGGGGCAGACGGCGGCATTCTCAGGAACCTTGGCCCCGCACCGCCCGCACCCCCAGACCTCGCGGACGGAAAGCCCCCCGGTAGGGGCCAAGAGCCTCTTGGTCACCCACTTTCCCCCCTCGTGATAGAAAAAGTTGCCAGGGGCGAACTCCGTGAGGGCCAGCCGGCGGGGGCGGCTGATGTACTCCCCCGCCCCTCTGGGGACGAAGGCCCGTACGGGCAAGGCCATGAGGTTGTATCCGGGCAGGAACTCCTCGGAGGCCAGGTAGCGGTACGGGTAGAAGTCCCCCTCCTCCTTCTCCGTCCCCTTTTGCAGGAGCAAGTCGATTTGCCGGATCGCCTCCTCTGTCAAAGCCCTCCCCCGCTCCCGTTCCTCCTTGGACCTCCGGGGGTGCAACATCTCCTGACCCCGCTCCCACAAGGCCAAGGCGGAGCGGTAAAGCTCCCGCCACGTGTCGAAGGCCCGGTCAAAAGCGGCAGGGGCCTCTTCCACCACACGCCTGAGCCAAGCCTCCCCGAACCAGCCCGTGGTGGAGAGTTCCTGCCAGTCGTGGGCGAAGACCTTCTTCAAGCGGCCCAACAACGCCTCTTTCCGTTCGCCCGTCCTCTCCAGGTGCCGCTGGACTTCCTCGTGCAGGGGCAGTCCTGTGACCTCCGTGTTCACCACGAACTCCACGCTGTCCCGCAGCGGGAGGGCCAGGGTCGCCAGCCACTCGGCGTGGATGTGGGCCTTGAGAAGGCTTTCGTTGCGCAGGTCTAGGGCTGGCGTGCGCACGCTTCCCGCCACCATCTCCTCCCGCTTGCGGAAGAAGTAGCGGTCGTGGTGGGAGAAGGCCCCGGCGAAGGCCACCACCAGGCCCGGTTGCCCCTGCCTCCCAGCCCGCCCCACCCGTTGGGCGTAGTTGGCAGGAGTGGGAGGGAGGTTACGCAGGTGAACCATGTCCAGGTCGGCGATGTCCACCCCCAGCTCCAGCGTGGGGGAGGCCACCAGGTAGGGCAGGCGGGGCTCCTCTTCCCCCCGGAAGCGCCGCTCGCGCCGCTCCCGCTCCTCGCCCTGGACCTGGGCGGTGTGTTCCCGCCCTTCCAGCCGAGCCAGGACTTGGGCGCTTTCCCGATAGAGCGTGCGGAAGTAGGGGTTGCCCTGCCGCTCCACTTTTCCCCGGTAGCGCACGGGGTCCAGGCGCGGGGTGCCGTCCCCCTTCCGCCACCGGATAGCGCTCATGGGAATGCGGTAGCCCTCCCCGTCCTCCCGCAGGAGGTCGTGCTTCTTCAGGAGCTCCACCCACGCCTTGAGAAACTCGAGGGTAGGAGCCACCCCGAACCTCTCCCTGAAGATGCGGCCAATCCGGCCCCGGGTGGAGAAGCGGACGGGGTTCTCGCTAGAGCCCTCGATGAGGAACTGGGCGGCGTACACCGGGACCTCGGTTTCGGGGTCGATGGCCCAGAACTCGCTCAGGTACTCCCTCGTCTTATCCACCAGCTTTCTGAAGCCTTCAGCGCTCAGGAGGTCGTCCCCCACCGCCAGGTGGCGCCTCAGGTGGTCTAGGAAAAATCGTGTGGCCTCCCCAGCCTCCTCCGGGGTGAAGGGGGCGCTCCGGAATCGGCTCAGGAGTTTAGCCGCTTCCTCCAGGAAAGGAGGGTCCTCGGCGTAGGGGTAGGCCACCTCCAGCAGGCCCACCTCCTCCAGGTTGGGCTGGGCGAAGCGCCAACCCCGGCGCAAGTCGGCGTAGAAGCGGTAGCGGATGAGCTCCTTGAAGGCTTCCTTCACCTTGCGGGCACCGGAGCTATCCTCTTTGAGGTCAGGGTTCCTGGCGATCTCCGCCAGGGGGAGGGGAAGCGCCTTCAGGACCTTTTCGGGAAGGGTTTGCCAGTCCAGCTCCTCCTCCCCTTCCAGGGCCTGCACCAAGGCGGCCCGAAGGAGCACCGTGCGGACGAAGTCGTTGAAGTGGCCCGCCTGCAAGGAGGCGTCTTGGCGGTTGTCCGTGAAGGAGAGGAGCTTGTCCCTTCCCTCCCCCAGGACCTCCCTGGCCTTGCGCAGGAGGGCGGCGGCCAACACCGTGGTGGCCGAGGTTCGGCCCTCGCTCCCCAGGTAGGTGACCTTGGAAAACTCCCGTTCCTGCCCCGTCCAGTCGGCCCCGCACCGCAAGCAAAGGCTGAAAGGATAGGGCTGGAAGTAGAAGGGGTGGTAGCCCTCCCTTCTCTCGGCGGAGATGGACCCATCAGGAGCCACGAACACCAACCGGGGGCGCCGCTCCTCCCAGGTGTTCCTGAGCCTGCCCCGGGCGTCCTTCCAGGAGTCGGGAAGGTCCTCCTCCGGGTCGAAGTCTTCCACCCAGGCCAGGTAGCCGCTGTCCTCTCCCCCCAGCTCCTCCAGAACGGGCAGGTACCGCCCCCCTTGCTTGCGCACGGCGTAGTACTCCTGCCCGCAGGCGCGGCAGAAATAGAGGGGGTAAAGGAGCTTCCCCGAGGGGCCGTAGGGCTCGGTGCTGAACTCCCGTTCCTCGGAAGGCTCCAGGCTACCGTAGACGGGGGAGGTTTGGGCCAGGAACTGGTGAAGCTTGAAGGCGAAGAGGGGCCGCCCCCCCACCCGTTGCTGCGCCCCCGCCACGAGGACCTCCTCCAGGCGCTTCCGGGCCTCCTCCTGGCTCACCCCGGCCCGCTCGGCCAGCTCCTTGCCCACCTCGGAGAGGGTCCTGGGCTCCCGGCGGACGTAGCGCCCCGGAGCCTCCTCCTTGAGGCCCAGGGCGTATTCGGCGAAGCGGGCGAGGGGGTGACGGCGGAAGGCTTCGGGCTCGTGGGGCAAGGGCGAGGAAAGGGCGGAGCGAAGCTCCTCGTCCGTGGGCGGGCCGCCCACCGTGGCCCCCTCCAGGACCTCCTCCACCACGTCCTCGGGGGAGATGGGGGCGCCGAAGAAGCGGCTGGCGAAGCGGGCCACCTCCTCCCTTCGCTCCTCGGGGGTGGCCCCCTTGCGGGCCACCAGGGTGGCGCTGGTGCCCACGTGGATCACGGGCCTCTCCCCTATCCGGGCCCGCAACCGCCGCACCAGGATGGCCACGTCCGCCCCCTGGCGACCCCGGTAGGTGTGAAGCTCGTCAAACACGAGGAAAAAGGGGGCCGAGGCGGGGGGAGGCGAAACCAGGCGGTGGTCCTCAGGGCGGGTGAGGAGGTACTCGCCCATCACGTAGTTGGTCAGGAGGAGGTGGGGTGGGTTGTCCCGTAGCTGGCGGCGCTCGTCCTCCGGGGTCTGGCCCGTGTAGCGGGCGAAGCGCAGGGGGAAGGGCCTCTGGGTGCGCTCCTCGTAGCGCTCCTTTAGGTCCTTGAGGGCCTTGAGCTGGGAGTTCACCAGGGCGTTCATGGGGTAGACCACGAGGGCCACGGGTCCCTTTAAATCGGGGTTCCTCACCACCAGGTCCACGATGGGGATGAAGTAGGCGAAGCTCTTTCCCGAGCCCGTGCCCGAGGTGAGGACATAGCTCCGCCCCTCCTTGGCCCTGCGCAAGGCCGCCACCTGGTGTTCGTAGAGGAGGAAGGGCTCCCCATCCGGTCTGCGGAAGATTTGGGCGGTGGTGGGGTGGAGGACACCTTGCTCCACCAGCTCATCCACGCTTCCGCCCAGGCGGTAGGCGGGGGAAAGCTGGATCAGGGCCTCGGGCCAAAGCCCCCCGTTCTCGGCCAAGACGTGCTCCTCGACGAAGCGCTCCAGGCGCTTGTCGGCGATGTTGACGAAGGAGCGGACGAACTCCCGGTACTCGCCGATCGCCCGCTGGTGAAGGCCAAAAACGCTCACTCGGCACCTCCTCGCTCGCTACTCAGCCTATTCCAAGCCTCCAATACCAGCCTCCGGGTGCGGTACTCGCCGTAGCGCCGTTCGTCCTTGTCCCGGAGCACCCGGAAGGTTTCCCCGGGAAAGGCGCTGGCCTGGCGGCGCTTCTGGTAAGCGCCTTCGTCGAGGGGGTCTTTTACCTCTTCGTAGTTTGAGAGAATGTCTTCGAGCTCCGCCTGGGTGAGGTCCTGAGGGTCCAGGATGTAGCGGATTTGTTTGCGGTTTAGGCCGTAGAGCCTGGCGTAGTAGGCGTCTAGCTCGGCCCGTAGCCGGGCCCGCCTGTCTTCATCCCATTGGAAGGGCGGGAAGGGGTAGGGGTGGGTGAGCCAGGAGGGAGGCTTGTCCGGGTGCGTGGGGGCTGCCTCTCGCCAACGCCGGATGGCTTCCCGGAGGCCTTCGTCCGCCTCTTCCCACACCTCCTGGGCCAAGGGGGCGAGGTCCCAGGCGGTGTAGGTGAGCTCCAGGACCCGGGGGACGATGAAGCGGAGGTCGTGTTCTGTGTAGCGGTTGGGGGGGAGGATGGGGAGTTGCTTCACCACGTGGTATTTAAGGTGGGTTCCCCCGATTTTCTGGCGGGTAGCGTAGTCCACCACCAAGGAGTTGAGGGAGCCGAGGAGGAGAAGGGCTTCCGGGGCGGGGCAAGAAGGGAGCATTTGCAAGAAGGTATCGCCTGCGCCTACCCGAGGATAGGCAGATGCGACCATGGTACGTTCGTTTGTGGCATTGGTGATATCCCGCCACCCCATTAACCAAGAGCGCTCCCACCGCCACACTACCTTCCCCTGTCGGTCTCTAACCTCCAGCCGCTCCTCCACCTCCTTAGCCGAAACCCAGTAGCGGGGCAGGGGTAGGTGGGTGGGGTCTTGGTGTTCTTCAGGGGTGAGGTCCCGGGTGTCTTTCCCCTCGTAGGTGGCGAAGCGGTGGTCGTAGTGCCAGATCATCTTGGCCTCGTACAGGGGAAGAAAGACCTCGCTCCCCCGCACGAAGCGGTTGGCCTCGAGGCTAAATCCATCGCTCTTTAGGTCCTGTTGCGTGCGAAAGAGGTAAGAGTCTGTGTTCATCATGAACATTAAGACAAGCCGCACCTTCCAGGGGTTGTACTCGGGGTCCTCCCTCCAAAGGACAGGGACGCGCTTATAAATCGCCTTGGTCAGTTCGGCGTCCTGGCGGGTGCGGAAGACGGGGCAGGTCTTGGTGTTGGGGTTGAGGAGGGCGAAGTCTTGGGGTTCCAGGGAAAAGGTGCGGGTGGGGTCCAGGGCTTGGTCGGGCTGGGTGAGGAAGAAGGCCAGTTTAGCGGGCTCTGGGGAAGGGGGACGGAGGGCGAAGACGGCAAACTTCAAACGACTGTCCACGGCGGGGAAGAGCTTCTCCCGGTTCTCAAAGTCCAGCAAGGCCGCAAGCTCCCCTTTTTGCACCAGGTCCGCAAAGAAGAATTGCGTAAAGCTATCAGTCGCTATGCCTGTAGGCACAATAAGGCCAACCCATCCCTTCGCATTACGAAGCGTGCGAGCTTTTTCCGCAAATAATGGTGCTAAGTTTAGCCGACCGCTGCTGGTCAGGGGGAAACGACCCGAGTGGTGAATAAACCCCTGAAGTGCCTTGGTTGTATACATCGCATCCTGATATTCGCCCCAAAGAGCAGGATCTTCTTGTGGGAGTTTCTGAATCATTGCTTTTCGCTTCGCCATGTTAGCTGCATTGGCGATGTCAGGGCGAACTTCTCTGAAAAATTCTTCGTCATCAAACTGCACTTGGTCCCACGGCGGGTTCCCCAGCACCACGTCAAACCCCCCGTGGGCGAAGACCTCGGGGAACTCCAGCCACCAGTGAAAGAAGCGGTGGCGCTGGGCGAGCGCCTCGGCACGCTCCCTAAGAACAGGGTCCACCCCACCCTCCAAAGCCCGCCACACCGCTTCCGTGGTGATAAAAGGCCCCCCGCCAGAAAAGCCCTGGAAAAAGGCAGCCGTCCAAAGGTCCGAAGCAAGCTTGAGCCTTCCCCAAGTTTCTTCTCCTTGGAGGTCCTCATAGCGCCTGGCCTTGGCGGCCACATCCTGGGCGCGGTCCTCGGGAAGGCGGGCCAATTCCTGAAGAACCGTGGCCAGGTTCCTCTGCTCCTCCTCCAGAACGCTCTCCCGGGGCGGGGCAAAGAGGGTCTGCTCCCCCCTCCGTTGGCGGCGGTTCTCCTTTTTGAGGAAGGACGCCACCTCCCTAGCGTCCCCTTCCTTGGGGGCGAAGGCCCCATCGGGGATCCCCTCCACCAGGGCCCTGGGGTCCAGGACCCCCACCAGGGAGTTCCCGCACTTTATGCGGTGGTCCAGAAAGGTGAGGGGTTTCCCCGGCACGTGGCTTTCCATCCAAAGGGCCACCCGGCAGAGCTCCACCGCCAGGGGGTTCAGGTCCACAGCGTAGAGGCAGTTCGCCACCACGTCCCGCACCGCCTGGCGGTAGACCTCGGGGGAGGGCTCCTCCTCCCCGGTGCGCACCTGGGCCAGGCGGCGGGCGAGCCTCCGGGCCGCCCCCAGAAGGAAGTGGCCGCTCCCCGAGGCGGGGTCAATCACCTTGAGGGAAAGGATGGCCTGTTCCTGCGCCTTGGGGTCGTCCCCCGCCTCCTTCAGGCGCTCCGCCACCACGGGGTCCAGGGCCTCCCGCAAGACCAGATCCACCAAGCTGTCCGGGGTGTAGTAGCTTCCCGTTCGCTTCCTTTCCGTGCCCGCCCGGAAGGCGAAGCGCCGCTCCCCGCCCGCTCCTTCCACCACCGGGGTGTGGTCCAGGAGGCTCTCGTACACCGAGCCCAGCTCCTCCACGTCTAGGGCGGCGTAGTTGATCCGCTTCAGGAGCTTGTCCTTCTCATCAAAGAAGAAGGCCAGGTGGTGGAAGGCTCGTAGGAGGTGGCGGTTCTCCACGGCGTAGGGGCCCTCCTCCAAGGGGATGGGCTCAAAGAGGCGCCCGTTGAGGACCTCGAGTCCGAGAACCCGGGCGGCGGGCTCGTCCCCATGGGTGAGGCTGGGGTCCCGGAGCAGGTGGAAGAGGGTCTTCAGGCCAAGCCAAAGGTCTATGTCCTCGGTGTAGGCTTCCCGGTCGGCGCTCAGGTCCAGGAGGCGGCGCACGGAGAAAGCCTGTCGGTAGAACTCGTTCCCCCCCAGCACCCCCCGCGCCTCCGCCACCAGGAGGAAGAGGACCCGGTAGGCCACCCGCAGGAGGTCGTGGTACAGGGCTTCAGGGTTTCGAGCGAGGTCCTGGCCCCCCGGGCCCCGCAGGAAGCCCGTGCCCAGGTCCACCAAGAAGCCCTCCACCGCTTCCCTCAAGCGCTCCTTGGCCCGCTCCCCTTGCGCCAGGGCTTGCTGGAAGTACCGCTCCATCGGGGAGTCCTTGGCGCTTGCCCAATCCTTAGGCAGGCGGGAGCGGTGGAGGAGGCGGTAGACCAGGGCGAACTCCTCGGGGCGGTCCTCCTCCATAAGGGCTTCCAGGTCCACCTCCAGGTACGCTTGCCGCCGCACGAAGGGGCTATCCCGCAGGAGGCGGAGGTGGCGCCCGTTGGTCACCAGGCCCCACAGGTGGTCCGAGGCGTTCAGGTAGTCCTGCAGGAGGCCATGGGGGGAGCGGCCCCTGCGCCCAGCGCGGGAGAGGTCCTGGCTCCAGGGAACCACGTGAACCGGGGGGCTCTCCGGAGCCTCGTCGGCCCCGTAGAGGATCTCGTACCGCTTGCCCCCTGCCTCGGCCCAGCCCCGGTGGTGCAGGCGGTAGCCCAAAAGCTCCAGAAAGGAGCGGACCCACCTTCGGGTCAGCTCCCCTTCCGCCTCCGTGCCGAGGGCGCCCTCGATGCGCTTCCGCAGGACGCTATAGAGGGCCTTGGCCTCCTCGTAGGTTTCCGAGATCTCCTCCTGCAGGGCCCGCCCCGGCGGCAGGCCGAAGTCCTTAGCCCCTTGGAACGGCACCTCGCCCCGGCGAAGGGCCTCGAGGAAGTCCGGGCCGAAGAGTCCCCCTTCCACCCGCAAGGTCCCGGGCTCCCTATCCGCCTTTGCGAAGTCCCTGACCGGCACCATCCGCTCAAGCCTCCCCCTTCATCGGCAGGACCACCGCCACCGCCAGGAGATCCGGGGGAAGAACCGCCTCCACCTCCACGTCCCCCACCCGCTCCCGCGCCGCCCGCCTCAGGGCCCGGTGGGCCTCCTGCACCTCCCGGGCCCGCTTCTTTAGGTAGCCCTCCACCTCGCTCCTTGCCTCCTCGTAGCGCTTGAGGGCGAGGCCCAGGTATCGGCTTAGGTCCCCCTCGGGGTTGCCCGCCGGGGGAAGGGCGAGGAGCCTCGAGGCTTCCCCTTCCAAGAGGGCCCCACCCCGAAGCGCCAAGAGGCGCACCTCCTCCCCCAGGACCTCCCCCTTGCGGTCTTTGAGGCGGTACCGGGGCCTAAGGAGGTAGAGGTAGGTGGCTTCCGGCACCCCCCTCGCATGCCAGACGGCGAAGCGCCCTTCGCTCCGGGCCAGAGGTCCCTCAAAGAAGTGGCGGGCTAGGGCCACCACCAGGGGGTGGGTCCGCCCAGCGAACTGCGCCCCCTCGGGCGCTGGGTCGGTGAAGGCCAGGCGCAAGGGGCGGAGCTTGCCCCGGGCGTCGGCGAAAGCGTCCCGCACCCCCTCAGGCAGGTCGGGTCGGGGATGCAGGAGAAGGGCCTGGCCCTCCTCCCCCACCTCGAGGCCCAAGAGCCTGGCCGCCAGGAGGACGAAGTTTCGAACCGCCTCAGGGCTTCCTAGGACGGCATCCGTTTCCTCGAGGGCCCGCATGGCCTCCTCGGGGCGCATGGCCCTCTGGGCGAAGCGGCTCCGGCTCACCCGTTCCCGCTCCACGTCCCGCCCCCAGCGCTCCTCCACGCCCTCCGCCTCGGCGAAGAGGAGGGGCTGGGCCTCGGCGTAAAAGAGCTCCCGCACCATGCGGTCCACCACATAACGCTCCTCGTCCGGGACGGGGACGTAGACCCCAAGGTCTTTGCGGATGCGCTCCGCCTTGTCCAGGAGGACCGCCACCACCTTCTCGTCCATGGGGTTGTCCTTGCCCCGGTACCGGACCGCCACCACCTCCTTGGCGGCCTGGCCGAAGCGGTCCACCCGCCCCTCCCGTTGCTCCAGGCGGTTGGGGTTCCAGGGGAGGTCGTAGTGGACCACGGCGGAGAACCCCCTTTGCAGGTTGATCCCCTCGGAAACGCAATCGGTGGCCACCAAGATGCGGGGGGACTCCTCCATCAGGGCCTCCACCGCCTCCCGGCGCAGGGAAGGATCCATCCGGCCCGTGACCGTGGCCACGTGGACCTTGGGAAAGCGTTGCCGCAACGCATCTCCCACGTACTCCGCCGTGTCCACAAAGTGGCACCAGACCACGGGGTGGTGTCCTTGCTGCAGGAGTTCCTCGAGGGTGGTGAGGAGGCCCTGGAGCTTAGGGTCCTTCTCGGGGGAGATGGCCTGGGCCAGGCGCCGGAGTTCCCGGAGGCTCCCGGGGCGGGCCTCCTCCACCACCTGGAGCAGGGGAGAGGGGGTTTCGTCCTCCGAGGCGGCCTCCGCCGACTCGTAGACCGTGGGGGCGTACCCTTCCAGGGCTTCCTCGTCCAGGCGCATCCGGCGCTCCAGGGCGGCGAGAGCGCTTCGGGGGCTGGACATAACGCTCCTGAGGAGGGTGAGGGCGCCCCACCAGCGGAGCCTCCGCCGCCCTTCCGCCAGCCCCTCGCTTCGCCGCACCACTTCCCGGGCGTAGGCGTAGGCCCGCTCGTAGAGGGCGCGGTACTCCGGGCTCAGGGTGTAGTGCCGATAGACCACCTTCCGCTCGGGAAACAGGGAGGCCCCCTCCCAGGTTTCGGCGATGTCCTTCCGGGTGCGTTGCACGAAGTGCTGGGCCAGACGAGCTCGCTTTTCCTCATCCAAGCCGCTTATGTCCCAGGCGGCGAACTCGGGGTGCAAAAGCCCGAGGAGGCGGCTAAAGGCTTCCGGGATGCCGCTGTGGGGGGTTGCGGTGAGGAGGAGGAGGTGGCGTTCGGGATCTTCCGCCAGGGCGCGGACCAACTCGTAGCGTTGTTGCAGAGTGGCGGTGGGTCCTCCCACGGCCCCGTGGGCCTCGTCCACGATGACGAGGTCCGGGGCCCCCTGGAGGAAGAGGGGCTTGTGGCGCTCGTGTTTCACGAAGTCGATGCTCGCCACCA
Encoded proteins:
- a CDS encoding helicase-related protein, giving the protein MTQANAFHLGSLVRYRERDWVLADRQGEYLYLRSLAGAESALLPVHLGLVASLEAALPHEGLRPSVFPPPGAEKPGSWQRLQLFAQGAQLLLRDGVAPLRSLGRVGVRPRPYQLVPLLMALRLHPVRLLIADDVGVGKTVEAGLIARELLDRKLARRLAVLAPPHLLEQWVEELQGKFALEPVVVSAGSLARLEREVPPGENVYGAHRVLVASIDFVKHERHKPLFLQGAPDLVIVDEAHGAVGGPTATLQQRYELVRALAEDPERHLLLLTATPHSGIPEAFSRLLGLLHPEFAAWDISGLDEEKRARLAQHFVQRTRKDIAETWEGASLFPERKVVYRHYTLSPEYRALYERAYAYAREVVRRSEGLAEGRRRLRWWGALTLLRSVMSSPRSALAALERRMRLDEEALEGYAPTVYESAEAASEDETPSPLLQVVEEARPGSLRELRRLAQAISPEKDPKLQGLLTTLEELLQQGHHPVVWCHFVDTAEYVGDALRQRFPKVHVATVTGRMDPSLRREAVEALMEESPRILVATDCVSEGINLQRGFSAVVHYDLPWNPNRLEQREGRVDRFGQAAKEVVAVRYRGKDNPMDEKVVAVLLDKAERIRKDLGVYVPVPDEERYVVDRMVRELFYAEAQPLLFAEAEGVEERWGRDVERERVSRSRFAQRAMRPEEAMRALEETDAVLGSPEAVRNFVLLAARLLGLEVGEEGQALLLHPRPDLPEGVRDAFADARGKLRPLRLAFTDPAPEGAQFAGRTHPLVVALARHFFEGPLARSEGRFAVWHARGVPEATYLYLLRPRYRLKDRKGEVLGEEVRLLALRGGALLEGEASRLLALPPAGNPEGDLSRYLGLALKRYEEARSEVEGYLKKRAREVQEAHRALRRAARERVGDVEVEAVLPPDLLAVAVVLPMKGEA
- a CDS encoding DEAD/DEAH box helicase; this encodes MSVFGLHQRAIGEYREFVRSFVNIADKRLERFVEEHVLAENGGLWPEALIQLSPAYRLGGSVDELVEQGVLHPTTAQIFRRPDGEPFLLYEHQVAALRRAKEGRSYVLTSGTGSGKSFAYFIPIVDLVVRNPDLKGPVALVVYPMNALVNSQLKALKDLKERYEERTQRPFPLRFARYTGQTPEDERRQLRDNPPHLLLTNYVMGEYLLTRPEDHRLVSPPPASAPFFLVFDELHTYRGRQGADVAILVRRLRARIGERPVIHVGTSATLVARKGATPEERREEVARFASRFFGAPISPEDVVEEVLEGATVGGPPTDEELRSALSSPLPHEPEAFRRHPLARFAEYALGLKEEAPGRYVRREPRTLSEVGKELAERAGVSQEEARKRLEEVLVAGAQQRVGGRPLFAFKLHQFLAQTSPVYGSLEPSEEREFSTEPYGPSGKLLYPLYFCRACGQEYYAVRKQGGRYLPVLEELGGEDSGYLAWVEDFDPEEDLPDSWKDARGRLRNTWEERRPRLVFVAPDGSISAERREGYHPFYFQPYPFSLCLRCGADWTGQEREFSKVTYLGSEGRTSATTVLAAALLRKAREVLGEGRDKLLSFTDNRQDASLQAGHFNDFVRTVLLRAALVQALEGEEELDWQTLPEKVLKALPLPLAEIARNPDLKEDSSGARKVKEAFKELIRYRFYADLRRGWRFAQPNLEEVGLLEVAYPYAEDPPFLEEAAKLLSRFRSAPFTPEEAGEATRFFLDHLRRHLAVGDDLLSAEGFRKLVDKTREYLSEFWAIDPETEVPVYAAQFLIEGSSENPVRFSTRGRIGRIFRERFGVAPTLEFLKAWVELLKKHDLLREDGEGYRIPMSAIRWRKGDGTPRLDPVRYRGKVERQGNPYFRTLYRESAQVLARLEGREHTAQVQGEERERRERRFRGEEEPRLPYLVASPTLELGVDIADLDMVHLRNLPPTPANYAQRVGRAGRQGQPGLVVAFAGAFSHHDRYFFRKREEMVAGSVRTPALDLRNESLLKAHIHAEWLATLALPLRDSVEFVVNTEVTGLPLHEEVQRHLERTGERKEALLGRLKKVFAHDWQELSTTGWFGEAWLRRVVEEAPAAFDRAFDTWRELYRSALALWERGQEMLHPRRSKEERERGRALTEEAIRQIDLLLQKGTEKEEGDFYPYRYLASEEFLPGYNLMALPVRAFVPRGAGEYISRPRRLALTEFAPGNFFYHEGGKWVTKRLLAPTGGLSVREVWGCGRCGAKVPENAAVCPSCRAPLDGENLISYRVLDLVGVSMKRRERITANEEERNRAGFDVRLLYEVNRVGAQKGVLRVGEKEADLLYSPSMRMHYINRGQRRGEVRGFTVDLATGEILRGANEEAKTPQTPGLPQAVGVALRVEVTQNALLFKHASLLEGSRPEAEVSLGYALKRGMERLFQVEESELGLELVGNAEERAYLFYENAEGGLGILRRLVEEGDLLAEVARSALEVLHFDEQGRDLREECARACHECLLSYNNQREAPRLNRHEVRDILLRLTQSEVVPKAPAANAERLDALLARCQSELERAFLQFLADRGLRLPDEAQYRISEASTVADFLYRPHVAVYVDGPPHDAEHQKKVDERQRERLLELGYTVVAFRYDEDWEEVVRQYPGVFGALSPDPRKPRHYTFAQDSSDS